One part of the Phragmites australis chromosome 3, lpPhrAust1.1, whole genome shotgun sequence genome encodes these proteins:
- the LOC133912614 gene encoding uncharacterized protein LOC133912614 isoform X3, with protein sequence MPSCLFLSSSPGYRLVSSRVQASTRKGGSQKPADEPLQLPMSTASRWDSQYSFSLTTFRPSRKLVLIEYALIAVGSGQTSLGIKDAPEDAQYQGFEFQMLFN encoded by the exons ATGCCCTCCTGcctcttcctttcttcctctccaGGCTATAGGCTGGTCTCTTCGAGAGTCCAGGCTTCGACCAGGAAAGGGGGAAGCCAGAAGCCGGCCGACGAG CCTCTGCAGTTGCCAATGTCAACTGCATCCCGATGGGACAGCCAGTACTCCTTCTCTCTCACCACCTTCAG GCCGTCGAGGAAGCTGGTGCTGATCGAATACGCGCTGATTGCCGTAGGGTCCGGCCAGACCTCCCTGGGAATCAAAG ATGCACCTGAAGATGCACAATATCAGGGCTTTGAATTCCAGATGCTCTTTAATTAA